In Frederiksenia canicola, the sequence GACTTACAAAAAGTGGTTAAAGATGCGGCAGAAAAAGCAGCAGAATTCCATACTGGTTTATTCAAAGAGGGTGAAGCGAAGTTAGTGGATTACTTCAAATCAAAAGGCGTAACAGTAACTATGCCTAAACTTGATGAGTTTAAAGCAGCGTTAAAACCTTACCACGATGAATTTGCTGAAAAACATGGTGAAGCTGGTAAAAAAGCGATTGCTGAAATCAACGCACTTTCAAAATAATTTAATTTCACAGCCTTAGCCTATGTGCTAAGGCTGCTTTTTAAATATTGTCGATTTTGGAGTATTTATGAAAATCATCAATAAATTGGAAGAGTGGATAGGCGGTTCTTTATTTATCCTCATCTTTTTGATCTTAATTGCTCAAATTCTTGCCAGACAAGTATTTCATAGCCCGTTAAACTGGAGTGAAGAACTTGCGAGATTACTTTTCGTTTATGTCGGCATGCTCGGAATTAGTGTTGGTATCCGTAATCAACAACACGTTTTTATTGACTTTATTACAAACCTATTTCCAGAAAAAGTAAAAAAAGTGGCAAATAGTTTTGTGCAACTCATTATTTTTATCTGTCTAATTTCTTTTATTCATTTTGGTATTAAACTTTTCTTTAAAGCTGAAAATAATATTTTTACATTAGGCATCTCAGAAAAATGGATGTACGGTAGCTTGCCTTTAATTGCTTGTTTAATGTTATTCCGTTTTTTCCAAGCGCAATACGAAAACTTTAAAAATGGCTTGTCTTACTTACCGGCAACGCTTTTTGTGATCTTGACGGTATTAGCGCTTGCAACGCTCTATTTTGCACCAGATTTCTTTAAAATTTTCCGTATTTCAGACTATGTGAAATTTGGAAAAAATGCAGTTTACATTACCTTAGCTTTCTGGCTGATCATTATGTTTATCGGAACACCAGTAGGCTGGTCTCTATTGATTGCGACCTTACTCTATTTTTCAATGACACGTTGGAATCTATCATCTTACGCAGCGGAAAAATTAGTTTCTAGCTTAGATAGCTTCCCATTATTGAGTGTTCCATTCTTTATTTTGACCGGTATTCTGATGAATACAGGGGGTATCACAGAGCGTATTTTCAACTTCGCCAAAGCCCTATTGGGTCACTATCGTGGTGGTATGGGGCATGTAAATATCGGGGCAAGTTTAATCTTCTCAGGTATGTCAGGCTCAGCCTTAGCCGATGCGGGTGGTTTAGGTCAATTAGAAATTAAAGCAATGCGTGATGCAGGTTATGATGATGATATTTGCGGTGGTATTACAGCAGCATCTTGTATTATCGGGCCTTTAGTTCCACCAAGTATTGCAATGATTATCTACGGTGTTATTGCAAACCAATCTATTGCTAAGCTCTTTATTGCGGGCTTTGTTCCAGGGGTATTAGTGACTATCGCATTAATGGTGATGAACTACTACGTTTCTAAAAAACGTGGCTACCCAAGATCACCAAAAGCAACCCTAGCTGAACGTTGCCAAGCCTTCAAAAAAGCAATTTGGGCAGTATTAACCCCGATTCTCATTATTGGTGGTATTTTCTCTGGTATGTTTACCCCAACAGAAGCGGCGGTAGTTGCAGCACTTTACTCAATCATTATCGGTATGTTTGTGTATAAAGAGCTAACTCTTAAAAAACTTTTCCAAAGCTGTGTTGAAGCGATTGCAATTACAGGTGTAACTGTATTGATGGTAATGACGGTAACTTTCTTCGGCGATATGATCGCACGTGAGCAAGTGGCAATGCGTATTGCAGAGTTTTTCGTATCTGTTGCGGATTCGCCTGTGATGGTGTTAGTGATGATTAACTTACTGCTTTTATTCCTAGGTATGTTTATCGATGCTTTAGCCTTACAGTTCCTTGTATTACCAATGTTAATTCCTATTGCAATGCACTTTGGTATCGATCTCATCTTCTTCGGTGTGATGACAACCTTAAATATGATGATTGGTATTCTTACACCTCCAATGGGAATGGCATTATTTGTGGTTGCTCGTGTAGGTAATATGCCAGTGAGTGTGGTAGCGAGAGGGGTATTACCTTTCTTAGTACCAATCTTCATTACCTTGGTATTAATGACGATTTTCCCACAAATCATTACATTTATTCCTAACTTACTAATGCCTTAGCAT encodes:
- a CDS encoding TRAP transporter large permease subunit; translation: MKIINKLEEWIGGSLFILIFLILIAQILARQVFHSPLNWSEELARLLFVYVGMLGISVGIRNQQHVFIDFITNLFPEKVKKVANSFVQLIIFICLISFIHFGIKLFFKAENNIFTLGISEKWMYGSLPLIACLMLFRFFQAQYENFKNGLSYLPATLFVILTVLALATLYFAPDFFKIFRISDYVKFGKNAVYITLAFWLIIMFIGTPVGWSLLIATLLYFSMTRWNLSSYAAEKLVSSLDSFPLLSVPFFILTGILMNTGGITERIFNFAKALLGHYRGGMGHVNIGASLIFSGMSGSALADAGGLGQLEIKAMRDAGYDDDICGGITAASCIIGPLVPPSIAMIIYGVIANQSIAKLFIAGFVPGVLVTIALMVMNYYVSKKRGYPRSPKATLAERCQAFKKAIWAVLTPILIIGGIFSGMFTPTEAAVVAALYSIIIGMFVYKELTLKKLFQSCVEAIAITGVTVLMVMTVTFFGDMIAREQVAMRIAEFFVSVADSPVMVLVMINLLLLFLGMFIDALALQFLVLPMLIPIAMHFGIDLIFFGVMTTLNMMIGILTPPMGMALFVVARVGNMPVSVVARGVLPFLVPIFITLVLMTIFPQIITFIPNLLMP